The Thermococcus sp. genome includes a region encoding these proteins:
- a CDS encoding ferritin family protein → MLEVEEIIEQLEGLNYEEALAYWIASEREEAKFYRQLAERARNLGLPESLVKTFEKLSRDSENHVKELTKEFWASFGREPFTNIPPLEVLPVLTKLERADQVREVIETAMESELIAMNAYKLLAEKVDDERLKKLYLRLADVERGHYEALKREYEKLGD, encoded by the coding sequence ATGCTCGAAGTCGAGGAAATTATCGAGCAACTGGAGGGGCTGAACTACGAGGAGGCGTTGGCTTACTGGATAGCGAGCGAGAGGGAGGAGGCGAAATTCTACCGCCAGCTTGCCGAACGCGCCAGAAACCTCGGCCTTCCTGAGAGCCTTGTCAAAACCTTTGAAAAGCTTTCACGGGATTCTGAAAATCATGTAAAAGAACTCACCAAGGAGTTTTGGGCATCCTTTGGGAGGGAGCCGTTCACTAATATTCCCCCGCTTGAGGTTCTTCCTGTTTTGACGAAGCTTGAGAGGGCAGACCAGGTTAGAGAAGTTATTGAAACGGCCATGGAGAGCGAGCTTATAGCGATGAACGCTTACAAATTACTCGCCGAAAAGGTCGATGATGAAAGACTTAAGAAACTCTATCTCAGGCTCGCCGATGTTGAAAGGGGTCATTACGAGGCCCTCAAGAGGGAATACGAAAAGCTGGGTGATTAA